The following are from one region of the Tenacibaculum dicentrarchi genome:
- a CDS encoding class I SAM-dependent methyltransferase, which produces METKLQLNAKKYQLERYPKTDDKSLRAWSNAELLTLDYITDLEIENIHIYNDRFGVFNTLLNTKKLTTIWAYASQKKAITQNLKLNNLSTDVVYKTPLDTLEKVDLALVKLPKSVELFELFLQQIYKSANENTVVVCGFMTKYFSRAYLKKAERYFEEVEQTNAWKKARLLVLKTPKTPKTAIQEKELLNEIPWKDDSIKQYYGVFSSDKIDYGTQFFLENLEVQENELKVLDVASGNGVIAYDVLDKNPKSAVTLVDDFNIAIASSKLNITAENAKFVCADNLDDLETASFDLVVSNPPFHFEHENNIEVTIALFKGVARCLKSSGRFVLVANTHLNYKTHLEKVFTNIKIIGNTKKFHIIECKKR; this is translated from the coding sequence ATGGAAACAAAATTACAATTAAACGCTAAAAAATATCAATTAGAAAGGTATCCTAAAACTGATGATAAATCGTTACGTGCTTGGAGCAATGCAGAGCTATTAACGCTTGATTATATTACCGATTTAGAGATTGAAAATATTCATATATATAATGATAGATTTGGTGTTTTTAATACTTTATTAAATACTAAAAAATTAACTACTATTTGGGCATATGCAAGTCAGAAAAAAGCAATTACCCAAAATTTAAAATTAAATAATTTATCTACGGATGTTGTTTATAAAACTCCTTTAGATACTTTAGAAAAGGTTGATTTAGCTTTAGTTAAATTACCAAAATCAGTAGAGTTATTTGAACTGTTTTTACAACAAATTTATAAATCAGCAAATGAAAATACAGTAGTTGTTTGTGGTTTTATGACTAAATATTTTTCTCGTGCGTATCTTAAAAAAGCCGAACGATATTTTGAAGAAGTAGAACAAACCAATGCTTGGAAAAAAGCAAGATTGTTAGTTTTAAAAACACCTAAAACACCTAAAACAGCTATTCAAGAAAAAGAATTATTGAATGAAATTCCTTGGAAAGATGATTCTATAAAGCAATATTACGGAGTTTTTTCTTCGGATAAAATTGATTATGGAACACAGTTTTTCTTAGAGAATTTAGAAGTACAAGAAAATGAACTAAAAGTGTTAGATGTTGCTTCTGGTAACGGTGTTATTGCTTACGATGTTTTAGACAAAAATCCAAAATCAGCGGTAACTTTAGTTGATGATTTTAATATAGCAATTGCTTCTTCTAAATTAAATATAACAGCAGAAAATGCAAAATTTGTCTGTGCCGATAATTTAGATGATTTAGAAACAGCAAGTTTTGATTTAGTAGTTTCTAATCCGCCTTTTCATTTTGAACATGAAAATAATATAGAAGTAACTATTGCTTTATTTAAAGGAGTAGCACGTTGTTTAAAATCAAGCGGACGTTTCGTATTAGTAGCAAATACACATTTGAATTACAAAACGCATTTAGAGAAAGTTTTTACCAATATAAAAATAATAGGAAACACTAAAAAGTTTCATATTATTGAATGTAAAAAAAGATGA